A genomic window from Manduca sexta isolate Smith_Timp_Sample1 chromosome 5, JHU_Msex_v1.0, whole genome shotgun sequence includes:
- the LOC119190871 gene encoding probable salivary secreted peptide: MRALTLTALLCLVAAGAAQSHDLYLGHILYRDVPLYTINEYKYGFPLIVRTSIIEYPEAGIKNFAYITAIVVKDHYTDGNGGFPAVVAGGVGQRFAKIKLKSQRSHGFNFTVTIFGRY; the protein is encoded by the coding sequence ATGCGCGCTCTAACACTTACCGCTCTGTTGTGCCTCGTCGCCGCCGGCGCAGCGCAAAGTCACGACTTATACCTTGGACATATCCTCTACCGCGACGTGCCTTTATACACCATCAACGAGTACAAATATGGATTCCCCTTGATCGTCAGAACGAGCATTATCGAGTACCCTGAGGCAGGCATCAAGAACTTCGCGTACATAACTGCGATTGTCGTTAAAGACCATTATACTGATGGCAATGGTGGGTTCCCTGCGGTGGTAGCGGGCGGTGTTGGACAGAGGTTCGCCAAGATCAAACTGAAGAGTCAAAGAAGCCACGGTTTTAACTTTACGGTGACGATCTTCGGTAGATACTGA